In Prunus dulcis chromosome 2, ALMONDv2, whole genome shotgun sequence, a single genomic region encodes these proteins:
- the LOC117618963 gene encoding probable glucomannan 4-beta-mannosyltransferase 9 isoform X3 has product MKHSYVKQCDYVAIFDADFQPEPDFLYRTIPFLVHNSDIALVQARWKFVNSDECLMTRMQEMSLDYHFTVEQEVGSATYAFFGFNGTAGVWRIAALNDAGGWKDCTTVEDMDLAVRASLKGWKFVYLSELKVKSELPSTFKAYRYQQHRWSCGPANLFRKMVMEIVRNKKVSPLKKFHVIYSFFFVRKIVAHIVTFVFYCVILPATVLVPEVQVPIWSAVYIPSTITLLNAVGTPRSLHLLIFWILFENVMSLHRTKAIFIGLFEAGRVNEWVVTEKLGDALKKKLGAKAPKKPRLRIGESNKQTTCA; this is encoded by the exons ATGAAGCACAGTTATGTCAAACAGTGTGACTATGTTGCCATCTTTGATGCTGACTTCCAACCTGAGCCTGATTTTCTCTACCGCACCATTCCATTTCTGGTCCACAACTCTGACATTGCTCTTGTCCAAGCTCGCTGGAAATTTG TGAATTCAGATGAGTGCTTGATGACAAGAATGCAAGAGATGTCACTTGATTACCATTTCACGGTGGAGCAAGAAGTGGGGTCTGCAACTTATGCCTTCTTTGGTTTCAAtg GCACGGCGGGTGTGTGGAGAATTGCAGCGCTCAATGACGCTGGAGGATGGAAGGACTGCACAACAGTAGAGGATATGGATTTAGCAGTCCGAGCTAGTCTCAAAGGCTGGAAATTTGTGTATCTTTCTGAACTTAAG GTGAAAAGTGAATTGCCAAGTACGTTCAAAGCCTACCGTTATCAGCAGCATCGATGGTCTTGTGGCCCTGCTAATCTCTTTAGAAAGATGGTAATGGAGATTGTGAGAAACAAG AAGGTGTCCCCATTGAAGAAGTTTCATGTGATCTAcagctttttctttgttcGCAAAATTGTAGCACATATCGTCACATTTGTCTTCTACTGTGTCATTTTACCAGCAACGGTTTTGGTTCCTGAAGTTCAAGTTCCCATTTGGAGTGCTGTTTACATTCCTTCTACCATTACTCTCCTCAATGCTGTTGGAACTCCTAG ATCACTCCACCTATTgattttctggatcctcttTGAGAATGTGATGTCTCTGCACCGGACTAAGGCGATATTTATAGGTCTTTTTGAAGCAGGGAGAGTAAATGAATGGGTCGTCACTGAGAAACTGGGAGATGCTCTCAAGAAAAAATTAGGTGCAAAAGCTCCCAAGAAACCTCGATTAAGAATTGGAGAAAG TAATAAACAGACTACATGTGCTTGA
- the LOC117618963 gene encoding probable glucomannan 4-beta-mannosyltransferase 9 isoform X2, whose protein sequence is MKHSYVKQCDYVAIFDADFQPEPDFLYRTIPFLVHNSDIALVQARWKFVNSDECLMTRMQEMSLDYHFTVEQEVGSATYAFFGFNGTAGVWRIAALNDAGGWKDCTTVEDMDLAVRASLKGWKFVYLSELKVKSELPSTFKAYRYQQHRWSCGPANLFRKMVMEIVRNKKVSPLKKFHVIYSFFFVRKIVAHIVTFVFYCVILPATVLVPEVQVPIWSAVYIPSTITLLNAVGTPRSLHLLIFWILFENVMSLHRTKAIFIGLFEAGRVNEWVVTEKLGDALKKKLGAKAPKKPRLRIGERGWLCWHLCPQLIAVHIVSKIHSSTSLLSRKDEIIIYFRLGV, encoded by the exons ATGAAGCACAGTTATGTCAAACAGTGTGACTATGTTGCCATCTTTGATGCTGACTTCCAACCTGAGCCTGATTTTCTCTACCGCACCATTCCATTTCTGGTCCACAACTCTGACATTGCTCTTGTCCAAGCTCGCTGGAAATTTG TGAATTCAGATGAGTGCTTGATGACAAGAATGCAAGAGATGTCACTTGATTACCATTTCACGGTGGAGCAAGAAGTGGGGTCTGCAACTTATGCCTTCTTTGGTTTCAAtg GCACGGCGGGTGTGTGGAGAATTGCAGCGCTCAATGACGCTGGAGGATGGAAGGACTGCACAACAGTAGAGGATATGGATTTAGCAGTCCGAGCTAGTCTCAAAGGCTGGAAATTTGTGTATCTTTCTGAACTTAAG GTGAAAAGTGAATTGCCAAGTACGTTCAAAGCCTACCGTTATCAGCAGCATCGATGGTCTTGTGGCCCTGCTAATCTCTTTAGAAAGATGGTAATGGAGATTGTGAGAAACAAG AAGGTGTCCCCATTGAAGAAGTTTCATGTGATCTAcagctttttctttgttcGCAAAATTGTAGCACATATCGTCACATTTGTCTTCTACTGTGTCATTTTACCAGCAACGGTTTTGGTTCCTGAAGTTCAAGTTCCCATTTGGAGTGCTGTTTACATTCCTTCTACCATTACTCTCCTCAATGCTGTTGGAACTCCTAG ATCACTCCACCTATTgattttctggatcctcttTGAGAATGTGATGTCTCTGCACCGGACTAAGGCGATATTTATAGGTCTTTTTGAAGCAGGGAGAGTAAATGAATGGGTCGTCACTGAGAAACTGGGAGATGCTCTCAAGAAAAAATTAGGTGCAAAAGCTCCCAAGAAACCTCGATTAAGAATTGGAGAAAG GGGTTGGTTATGTTGGCACCTTTGTCCCCAACTCATAGCCGTACACATTGTTTCAAAAATTCATTCATCAACATCCCTTCTGTCAAGGAaagatgaaattattatttattttcgtCTGGGAGTTTAG
- the LOC117618963 gene encoding glucomannan 4-beta-mannosyltransferase 9-like isoform X1: MKHSYVKQCDYVAIFDADFQPEPDFLYRTIPFLVHNSDIALVQARWKFVNSDECLMTRMQEMSLDYHFTVEQEVGSATYAFFGFNGTAGVWRIAALNDAGGWKDCTTVEDMDLAVRASLKGWKFVYLSELKVKSELPSTFKAYRYQQHRWSCGPANLFRKMVMEIVRNKKVSPLKKFHVIYSFFFVRKIVAHIVTFVFYCVILPATVLVPEVQVPIWSAVYIPSTITLLNAVGTPRSLHLLIFWILFENVMSLHRTKAIFIGLFEAGRVNEWVVTEKLGDALKKKLGAKAPKKPRLRIGERLHVLELIVGFYLCFCGCYDLAFGKNGYFIYLFIQSVAFFIAGVGYVGTFVPNS; this comes from the exons ATGAAGCACAGTTATGTCAAACAGTGTGACTATGTTGCCATCTTTGATGCTGACTTCCAACCTGAGCCTGATTTTCTCTACCGCACCATTCCATTTCTGGTCCACAACTCTGACATTGCTCTTGTCCAAGCTCGCTGGAAATTTG TGAATTCAGATGAGTGCTTGATGACAAGAATGCAAGAGATGTCACTTGATTACCATTTCACGGTGGAGCAAGAAGTGGGGTCTGCAACTTATGCCTTCTTTGGTTTCAAtg GCACGGCGGGTGTGTGGAGAATTGCAGCGCTCAATGACGCTGGAGGATGGAAGGACTGCACAACAGTAGAGGATATGGATTTAGCAGTCCGAGCTAGTCTCAAAGGCTGGAAATTTGTGTATCTTTCTGAACTTAAG GTGAAAAGTGAATTGCCAAGTACGTTCAAAGCCTACCGTTATCAGCAGCATCGATGGTCTTGTGGCCCTGCTAATCTCTTTAGAAAGATGGTAATGGAGATTGTGAGAAACAAG AAGGTGTCCCCATTGAAGAAGTTTCATGTGATCTAcagctttttctttgttcGCAAAATTGTAGCACATATCGTCACATTTGTCTTCTACTGTGTCATTTTACCAGCAACGGTTTTGGTTCCTGAAGTTCAAGTTCCCATTTGGAGTGCTGTTTACATTCCTTCTACCATTACTCTCCTCAATGCTGTTGGAACTCCTAG ATCACTCCACCTATTgattttctggatcctcttTGAGAATGTGATGTCTCTGCACCGGACTAAGGCGATATTTATAGGTCTTTTTGAAGCAGGGAGAGTAAATGAATGGGTCGTCACTGAGAAACTGGGAGATGCTCTCAAGAAAAAATTAGGTGCAAAAGCTCCCAAGAAACCTCGATTAAGAATTGGAGAAAG ACTACATGTGCTTGAGCTCATTGTTGGATTCTACCTCTGCTTCTGCGGCTGCTATGACCTTGCCTTTGGAAAGAACGGATACTTTATCTACCTATTCATCCAATCTGTTGCATTCTTCATTGCAGGGGTTGGTTATGTTGGCACCTTTGTCCCCAACTCATAG
- the LOC117619022 gene encoding glucomannan 4-beta-mannosyltransferase 9-like, producing the protein MSVMLFVEKVYMGIIIIFIKLFRRRPVKHWKWEAIKDDVELGNSAYPMVLVQIPMYNEREVYQLSIGAACGLSWPSDRIIIQVLDDSTDPTIKDLVERECQRWASKGINIKYEIRDNRNGYKAGALKEGMKHSYVKQCDYVAIFDADFQPEPDFLYRTIPFLVHNSDIALVQARWKFVNSDECLMTRMQEMSLDYHFTVEQEVGSATYAFFGFNGTAGVWRIAALNEAGGWKDRTTVEDMDLAVRASLRGWKFVYLSDLKVKSELPSTFKAYRYQQHRWSCGPANLFRKMVMEIVRNKKVSPLKKFHVIYSFFFVRKIVAHIVTFVFYCVILPATVLVPEVQVPIWSAVYIPSTITLLNAVGTPRSLHLLIFWILFENVMSLHRTKATFIGLFEAGRVNEWVVTEKLGDALKKKLGAKAPKKPRLRIGERLHVLELIVGFYLFFCGCYDLAFGKNGYFIYLFIQSVAFFIAGVGYVGTFVPNS; encoded by the exons ATGTCTGTGATGCTTTTTGTGGAGAAGGTGTACATGggcataataataatatttattaagctGTTTAGAAGAAGGCCTGTGAAGCATTGGAAATGGGAGGCCATTAAGGACGATGTTGAGCTTGGGAACTCAGCTTACCCTATGGTTCTTGTGCAAATTCCTATGTACAATGAAAGAGAG GTTTATCAGCTTTCTATTGGAGCTGCATGTGGGCTTTCCTGGCCTTCTGATAGGATCATAATTCAAGTTCTCGATGATTCAACAGATCCAACCATTAAG GATTTGGTGGAGCGAGAATGCCAAAGATGGGCAAGCAAAGGAATAAACATAAAGTACGAGATCAGAGACAACAGAAATGGGTACAAAGCAGGGGCCCTCAAGGAAGGCATGAAGCACAGTTATGTCAAACAGTGTGACTATGTTGCCATCTTTGATGCTGACTTCCAACCTGAACCTGATTTTCTCTACCGCACCATTCCATTTCTGGTCCACAACTCTGATATTGCCCTTGTTCAAGCTCGCTGGAAATTTG TAAATTCGGATGAGTGTTTGATGACAAGAATGCAAGAGATGTCACTGGATTACCATTTCACGGTGGAGCAAGAAGTGGGGTCTGCAACTTATGCCTTCTTTGGTTTCAATG GCACGGCGGGTGTGTGGAGAATTGCAGCGCTCAATGAGGCTGGAGGATGGAAGGACCGCACAACAGTAGAGGATATGGATTTAGCAGTCCGAGCTAGTCTCAGAGGCTGGAAATTTGTATATCTTTCTGACCTTAAG GTGAAAAGTGAATTGCCAAGTACGTTCAAAGCCTACCGTTATCAGCAGCATCGATGGTCTTGTGGCCCTGCTAATCTCTTTAGAAAGATGGTAATGGAGATTGTGAGAAACAAG AAGGTGTCCCCATTGAAGAAGTTTCATGTGATCTAcagctttttctttgttcGCAAAATTGTAGCACATATCGTCACATTTGTCTTCTACTGTGTCATTTTACCAGCAACGGTTTTGGTTCCTGAAGTTCAAGTTCCCATTTGGAGTGCTGTTTACATTCCTTCTACCATTACTCTCCTCAATGCTGTTGGAACTCCTAG ATCACTCCACCTATTgattttctggatcctcttTGAGAATGTGATGTCTCTGCACCGGACTAAGGCGACATTTATAGGTCTTTTTGAAGCAGGGAGAGTAAATGAATGGGTCGTCACTGAGAAACTGGGAGATGCTCTCAAGAAAAAATTAGGTGCAAAAGCTCCCAAGAAACCTCGATTAAGAATTGGAGAAAG ACTGCATGTGCTTGAGCTCATTGTTGGATTCTACCTCTTCTTCTGCGGCTGCTATGACCTTGCCTTTGGAAAGAACGGATACTTTATCTACCTATTCATCCAATCTGTTGCATTCTTCATTGCGGGGGTTGGTTATGTTGGCACCTTTGTCCCCAACTCATAG